The DNA window ATCATAATTGTTCAGATATGGCAATGTCACCTATTTTGTCAACTTGTGTGTGCCGCACTCCCTAGGCATCCGGTTCCTTGTGTCGGTTGCTCACGGGATCATTGCTGCCCAAAGTGCCCCTTTGCACACACCTTGCAAAAGTCTTCATGCTTGCTGTTCACCACACCGCCAGATCTGGAGCTTGGCCTGTTCGCTCGCCTGCCTGTGCGTGAATATGGCGCACCAAACACACCCACATCCACCCACTGCCACAGGGGCCCACATGCTATCGTTGCATGAAGGAGAAGTGATGAGAAGTAGATGGCTGGTGGGGTTGGAATGGAAGAGatgagagaaaaggaaaagagagaatCAAGACATGTGGGGTCAATGCCATTGTCATTGTCCACGTAATGTGCGGGAGTTAACTAGACAAGCCTCGGTACGCTGGGGAATGCATAACAGCACCTAAGACATCTTATTTATACTCAGTTTAGTCTTATTAAGTATACACCTATTGAATAGTGGCAGGGCGCCGGCCTGTGGCACCTGTGGTTGGTTTGGGCCCTCCTACCAGGGGGTAGTTGCAGTGGTCGCTAACCCAGTGGGTTGTGGTTGGCCCAGGTTACGGTGCGGCCCTATAGGGTGAAGCTGGGGTTCAGGGGTATTCTCGGCCGGTTTGGCTGAGATTTCTTCTTAGTGCAATGCTGTGGGGACGGTCTTTCCCCACCGgtcgagtttttttttttatTCTATGATCTTTCTTGTCTGCTAGCTCTGTCAACAGCAAAGAGCATACGCCAAGTGACAGTTAAAGTTTGAAACTTTCGAGTCAAAGATCTCTTTCTTAGCTGGACATGAAGAATATCTTCGGTAATTGTGGGCCACAGAGGTGCATGTCACAGGATAAGTGATGGTGGTGGCCTCCTGGATATCTGTTCCAGAGGGCAGGGTGGCTAGAGCATTACCGTGGTGGTGCATCTCATAAGTGTCTGGAAGCTTCATGACGTTGGGGTTGCTAAAATGCTGTGTAACGGCATTTGTGCAAATTCGTGATTGAGATAGGGTATGGCGAATTGTCGATGGCTTGATGCGGGGTGGGGCAAGGGGGTTAAGGATAGCTCTAGCATAAACATTTGTTTTGAGCACAACTGATCGTTGATGGAGGTGTGATCAACATCACTCATGATCCCTTAAAATATTAGCTGGCCTTATAAGGTGGATGCTTTTTACTATGAATTTATGTGTAGATCAGGATGTTAGTTGACATCTTCTTGAAGTTCCAGGCTAGAGCAAAACATAGCTTATGTCTCTCTAAACTTTGTTGCAGTTCTACTCTAAACATAGCTTGTGATAGAGGCATTTCTTTCTTGCTTGCTTCTGTCGTGTTTATTTATTTCACTATTTGGCTATTGGCCTTATGTTATGCTAGCTACTTTTCGAAAAATATTGACAAGGTTATGTCAGGCCTGTCCTGTGAATGTTGGCTTCATTTTCAAAAAATTTCCTTGGTACAGAGAAAGCAAGAATTGAGGCCCAGGTAAAGGCTGCTGAAGCTGCTGCGCAATTAAAGGTAGAGGAAGAAATAAGGACGAAGCgcgaaaaggaaagaaaggctGCACGACTGGCACTGCACATGGTACTTCCTGCCTGCCAGTTCCTTACCAGAACATTTCTATGCTTGATGCTGCACTATGGTTACTCAAGTTGTTCTCTTTGGCATGTAGATGAAGAAGACTGTTGATATTGACAATAGTGACTTTCTGAAGGACCTGGAGAACTTGTGCCAAAAGTGGCAATTGAATCCTCCAAGCAAATTGATCGTAGATTTTGTCAATGGGATTGAGTTGCCAGAGGGCCTAGGGAGCCCACTGGAGGCACTTGGCCTATTCATCAAGAAAGATCTTGAGGAAGAGGTTGATCATGAAATGGAGGACAGTGTATCAACCTCCCTGAACGCTGATGTTGAGGAAGGAGAGATCAGCTGCTCTCAATAGCATACCTCTATCCAAACTGTGAACCTGGGATTGTAGGATTATGTGTGTGCAATGTAATCTATTCCGCCTCCACGCAACCTCATAAGCAGAGTAAAATGTCAGTTCATGTGGTCTGCTGTGTCATCTAACCTAGTTGCCCCAGAATCTCTGCCGTATGCTGGAGTAGAATAATTTGGGCATCGCCATCACTTTTGTGGTTGTCATGCGCCAATGTATGTTATAGGTGGTCATAGGCTATTCAGACAAGCTACTCATTGGACTttctataaaaaaataaaaaagaatagtATCAGTGTATAGTTATATGGTGTTAGCTGTTTATAAGCTGGATGTTTTCCATTCGTTTTGCTCTTTTTTCCCCGTTCTGTACCCATTTATGAATTAGCGGGGCACCGTTTATGGATCCAGTAATGTATTGCCTTGCAGTAAGTCAATGGGCAATTATTATTTTCTATCAATCTGCAAGGTCAGATTCTCTATAGCTCAACCATATGAATAATTATGAAATCAGCTCTATAAACTTTATTACTGGATTAATTAGCATGCAGTCGTGTAAACTTACAAAGTAGTACAAGTGGCAAAGCAGGAATGGGGTTGGTTCCAGCTGATGCTGATCACGTGCCTATATTAATAAACAGCACTGACTCATACAACTAAGTGGCTGTAGTTTAGTGGTGAGAATTCCACGTTGTGGCCGTGGAGACCTGGGCTCGAATCCCAGCAGCCACAGTTTGTCAATGTTTTTGCCTGATACTTTTCTCAATTTCCCACCACTATTTTTAGGAATAGTTTTCAATCGAAATATATAATACGACGTTCTTTAAATCAGTGTATAATACTGACATCGACATAGGAGCATTCAAAAGTACCTGCCCCCTGGATTTAAGACACGGAGATGCTAAAATCAATTGATGCAAAATCTATGTCCGATACTACCCTATTTTTTTTTCACTTCTCCATGTTGCAGCTGTTACATTCAAGGTCATTTGTGTATTGCATTTTACATGCTTCATAGTGCGGACTACAGGCTACATTAGCCCACGAATCAGCAAGGGTATTGTACAAGTGATCTCATGATCTCATCCTAACAACAAAATCACAGTTCACTGTTAAAAGTTTCCTCGACCTCTTATCTACAAACCCATCTTTCTGGGCCTCAGATACGTTGCGCCTTTCTTCAGACCGGGCATGGcaacctgctgctgctgcttagctctcttctccctctccttctccttctcgaTGCGAGCTGCCTCAGCCTGCTCCTGCCTCAACTTCTCCATCTCCTCCTCCATTGCCGTCTTCTCTTCCTTCTGCCTCTTCTTATGGTCCAGAAGGGAGGTATCTGTCTCCTTCACCGAGAAGAACATGGGCCCCATCTCCGCTAGCCATTGCGGGTCAACCGCAGTGACACACTGCATGTACTCCTTGGTGGTCAGGACGAGCTCGTGGTAGACGACATAGTCCGGAGTGTAGCCAAGGCCGTAGAGTGCACTGCTGGGGTGGAGGTGGCAAGGCATCCCGTTCCGACAGTTGACGTACTCCCCAACACCCTTCAATCGGGCAGAGTTGTGGAAGTACGCAGAGCAGATAGCTTTCCTCACCACATCCCATTCCATATGGCATGATGTTAGGGGGATCTTCAGGGTTTTCAGTATGTCCAGCAGCTGAGATCTCACTTCCCGAGCCTTACGGAGACCCTTGACATGGAGGAAGTGATCATTGCACCAGTCTCCTCGATATTGGTTAGACTTCCACTGAAGATACACATTCAGGAGCGTTAGGTGGTCGGATTCTGGGACGAAGAACTTCTCCCGTGCAGCATCACTCTCCTCTGCTCGATCTTTGGGCCGGAAAAAGACCGAGGGTACCGATAGCATGGAAACAATGGTCAGCACCTCATCAAGGCACCCTAGCTGCTCCCCCATGAGAAGCATCTTTGCTAGAGTCGGATCCAACGGGAACTCCACCATCTTCCAGCCAATTTCTGTAAGGCCGCCAACATTGTTCAAGGCTCCTAACACCCAGAGTTGATACATGGAGTTGAGGATATTCTCCTGGGGAGGAGGGTCCATGAAATCAAAATCGAGCAAATTTTCAACTCTCAGGGATTTCAGTAAAAGCACCACATTCCCCAGGTTGGTCCTTTGGATCTCAGGCACAGGGTTAGGAAGCATCTCATTCTGGTAGGCTGATTCTGTGAACAGCCGGTAGCAGGTGCCAGGGCCAGTTCTTCCTGCTCGACCTGCACGCTGGTCGGCAGCTGCCCGACTGACAGGGAAAACCTGGAGCGCGTCCATACCCATCCTTGGGTTGTACACCTTCATCTTCCCATATCCAGTATCGATGACGTAGAAGATACCATCCACTGTCAATGAGGTCTCAGCGATATTGGTAGCAACAATACATTTGCGAGCGCCCTCTTCAGCCTTCTGAAAGATCTTGGCCTGCAAATCAGCTGGCAACTGTGAGTAGATGGGCAGAATCTCCAGTTTGGGCACAGTCTTGGTGGATGATGATATCAGCTGCTCCATGCGTTCAGCAAGAGCATAGCAGGTAGCCTCGATTTCCTCCTGCCCAGTCATGAAGATGAGAATATCACCGGGGCCACTGGTTATGTGGATAGTCATTGCTTGCTTCACTGCCGCTTCCACATAGTCCTCACATGGCGTTTTGCTGAACATAATGTTAACTGGGAACGTCCGGCCTGGGATATGGAATACAGGCACACTGCAAACAAAGGAAAGAGTTAGCGGGCTTGCACATGTAAGCATGGCCAACATTTTATTTGGAATAAAGATACCTATCAGGTTATCTTACCCTCCAAAGAACTTGGAGAACTTGTCTGCATTTAGGGTTGCAGATGTGACGATTAGTTTAAAATCCCGTCTGCGTGCAACAACCTTCTTCAATATACCAAATAAAACATCAGTGTTGAGTGACCTCTCATGTGCTTCATCCATGACGATAACACTACAAAAGAACAGGGAGAGGGGAAAAATTTTAGTATGGCAAGTCGTACTCAGACCATCTAAGGTATATTGTGACATCCCAAGCTATATCAaatactgagaaaggaagggagaagTTAGCAACATACCGATACTTGTCAAGGTCAGCATCTTTCAAGGTTTCACGGAGCAGCACTCCATCTGTCATATACTGCAAATGGCCAACGATTAATTTTGTTATTTGTAGGAAGGCAGAACCATACAAAGCAACTAAACTTGGCCAAGGTTAAAGTAACATAATAATTTACAATGTAAATCTGGCCCAAGTTTCAGCCAAGTGGTCAGATGTGATCACAAATGATAGTGCTAAGACCTATAATATGCCCTCCTACAAGGCTGTATTCGAGCAGAAACACATGCAGTTCCTAAACACGTAATGACAATAAAGAACACCAAAACCTGAGATAGAAGGACAAAGGTCTAGATGTGCTTGAACACGTATAAACAAACAAGTCACTAGCAGTTTACCTTTATTATAGTGTTTGGACCAGTGACGTCCTCAAATCGTATGGCATATCCGACTTTATCTCCCAACTCGGTCTCCATTTCCTCACTGACTCGCTTAGCAACACTCATGGCAGCCACACGCCTTGGTTGGGTACAACCAACAACTCCTGTGCTAGTATATCCATCCTCATGCAGATACTGAGTTAGTTGAGTAGTCTTCCCAGAACCAGTTTCACCAACAACCACAACTACTTGATTTTCACGCACAACCTGCTCGATAACATCAATAAGactaggttattacttaaccGGGCTACTATCATTTCAAATAAACTAAATGCAAAATTAATTGTTCGCCTCAGGCATGATGTACACACAAGGAATCCCAAAGGCTGTTTAATATAAAATTATCAAAGCTCTCTAAATGAAAGAGCAACAATCTGCATCATGTCCTTTCTCCTTATGCATAGGTGTTACTTCATTCATCAAAGCCATAGCTCAAAGTTCCAATCCTTTTGGATGTTGATCATTTACAGTATAGAGAACTTGTGGTACAACTTGTGGTACAACTTGTGGTACAGCTTTCAAtatactactccctccgttccaaattataggttgttttggcatttctaggtgcatagtttttgctatgtatctagataccTAGAAATGCCAAAATGGctataatttggaacagagGGAGTAAATTCCTTGAAGCAGAGGAAAGTAAGACGGAAATCTCGATACAATAAAAGCTCGTGATAAATACAAACCCAAATACATACCTGTAGCAGATCATCCCGGACAGTAAATATGGGAAGATATTGTCTTTGTTGAGCTAGAGATTTTGATTTGGCAAAATCACTGACAGCTTCTGCTTTTTCCTTTAAATGTTGAGAAAACTTTGCTTCTTCTTTAAAATTAATCTCTCCTTGGTCGCCAACAACAGCAGTATCTGCATCAACCTGAACTTTCGAAGGTGAGTAACATAAAGGACAAGGAACTGTAGTTTTCAAAACACATAGATACATGTAGAAATGTGGAAAGATACCTGCTCAGCCGTTTTCTCAACACCCAAGATGTTCCCAAGCTTAGATCCAGCAAGCTCCCAAAATCGTTGCCTTGATTTATTCATGCTCTGCTTTTCACGAATTTCCCTAACCAGAGTAGAACCTTTGCGTGCAATAATAGCCATATCAGATGTAGGATCCTTCAGTGGCATTACAGGTTCTGCTTGTTTTGTGAATACAACTCGTCCATCCAGAAACGGAGGCTTTGTGTCTGCCAAAGATTAAGCCAACAGCTTGTCAACTTCAACTGCATCAGGATACTGTAGATAGGCAGAAAGCCTTGTCCAATGTGTGttcgagaaaaagaaagaaagcctTGTCCACAAGTAAAAGAATCAATATTCACACACATGTTACTTTATTTTCTGTCTTATGTACAAATAATGACATAAAGAAAATATTGATGGGCCCCAGATTAAGATATAGTGTAAGTTTCAGGTTGACAGAACAATTGGAACATGTGTGCTGAAAATTGTGTGCAATACATCCCATACATGTTAACAATAGCCACATCTTGCTCTGAAGGATTATCATGGATGAGCCATAATCTGCTAGCCATTAATACCAACTAATACGGAGACAAACAGCTACATGGGTTGATCAGTACAATAGCACTATCCTGGTGACATCCCCATCACAAACATACTTAATGATCTTCACAGGAATTGTTTGCATCCATCGCAACCTTCCATGAGAAACAAAGGGATGCTTTCTAACATGTGTGGTGTGATTAAAGCTTACTGAATCACAAATCTCAAACAACAAGATCAAATAGATAGAAGGAAGCCTTGATAGGCAAACATACCATGGACAAGAAGTATTACTTTCCGCTCCTCCTCATCATCAAATTCAGTCTGGACTTCTGTTCCTTTAACAGCTCCAGATCTCAACAATTGTCTATCCTCCCACTGAGCATTATCAGCAGTCATCTGTGACAACTTTTTGCTCTGAGCAAGGGTCATCAGACTACCATCTCTACGAGTCTGCAACCAAGAGACATAGCTGTCAAAAACAGAGTACAAGTGCATCGCATACTGCAAAAGTTAAGGCTACAAAAACTACAATTTACTGGAAATAATTGAAGTATTGGAATAAAAATCTTGGATTATCTTCTGTTTTCTGCACGCACAGTTTGACTATACCGAAAAGAAGTAATATGAAATTATGAATCGTATAAGATGAATACAATTTCCTTTGTTGATGGTGCACTGCACTTCATATGCTATCAATGTCATCAGGATGTGAATTTAGTAGGGGTAAAACCTAACATGTTGCTAGAAGATAGGAAGTCGAAGAATGACCAAGGAAAACAAAGCATGTCTCTAATTGTGGTTGTATTATTATGCCCTACTTTCACTTCTTGCAGGCATTTCGCTAGTAGGATACCAGGTGGTTACATGAAATGTCAAGCCAAAGTACATGATGTACTTGGAAGTATCATATCAGTAAACAAACAAGGAACTTACCAGCTTCTTCGGCATCGGTGCTTCCTTCTTTTTGTATGAACTTTCATCTCCAAGATACATAGCATTATCACCGTCAAACATGGTTGTGTGTTCTTCACAGTCATACCTGAATAATTTGCAAAGGTTAGAGGATTGGTTAATTATATTTGGTGTTCTATGACTATAAGACTGTTCAGTCATTGTATTGATTCTCCTGCACTAGAACACTGAAGAAAGCACGCTAAGGTACAAGAACTTAGGATTGTATGCTAAATACAAATAGAATATGTTCACACTCAGGATTTCAATATGTAAActaataaatatataaaaagTATACTTTGCCACTTTAGCAGATGGCATTGCCATACTTTTTGGAAGCAAACATTGCAAAATGCAGAATCGGAAAGCTTTTGCTTATAATTGTGATGCCAACAAAGATCATACAGCACTACAATATTGCCATTCTGTAAAACAAACTAAACAAAGTTTATTTAAGGAAAATTACCATGCACGGTCAGCATTATAATCCATCTCTTGCATCATTTCCTCGGTTATCTCATGGTTCCTATCAGGATTTGAGGGGCTTCTATCGGCATCGATGACCTGGGATAACAAGGTAGCAGTTATAAACTTGTAGCTTATGATAAAAACATGTTGAGGAAATAAAATGATAACTTTTTTAGAGTCTAAACGGCAAACTAAAGAAACATGGAATTCAAAGATCATCAACTCCCCAGGTTGCTATTAGTATGTTGATTGACTATACACAGTAAAGTTTCACAATGTTGATTGACTAAATGACTACATAAAACAAAAAATGATTCCTAGAACGAGAAGTCATCCTAAAACACATATGATTATAGAACTTTTTAGATAGTAACTACATCAACTAAATGACAATCCTAGCTCATGACTCACTGTTTATTAAATTTAAGTATAAATCAACCTAAAGAAAGAGGACCAGCATAAAGCAGGCAATGAGGTGTACATGTTCAGCCAAACAAAATAAGTATATCGTATAGACCCTCCCATTACAGACATCTAGAAGTAGCCACTGACCATTGTCAGAACACTACAAAATTGGATGGCTGTATGGCTGGACAAAACCATATGGTTGATTAAATTATGCAGTAGAAAATAGAATACAAAATCACATTTGATAGCATGAAGTAAAATTGTGTTTTCCTCAAAAACAAGTAAAATAATGTTGTATAAAATCAAATTATAGCTTACATTAGAACCATTTGGTGATGAAAAGGTAAGCTGGTGTGATCTTCTACCGGAACCTGAATAAGAAGACCCTTTTGAGGAACCAGAAGCGCGTATGGGGGCAGGTGAAGGGGATACATTATCCCACGGGGATGCTGGACATTCACAACATCACGTTATGATTAATTTAGTGATTTATTCAGGTAACTGAGATGTAGAGTATATTTACTTCATAAAAACAAAGCAGTCTTGCAGATATTCTAGCTGAGCTTGATTTACCTGCTGAACGTGGCGTGTTCCCACCCAACCAAGGAGACAACAAACGAGCATCTGGGGATGCAGCAGCAAGCATAGGAGATCGTGTTGGATGCTGCCTTCGGGAGCCAGGCCGATCATCACGGTAATCTCGACGAGGTGTATCTTCCCATTCCCAGCGTCCATCATCCCAATCAGATCTTGCTAGCATTCGCAATGGCAACCATACTCATATTAGTAAAGTGTCAAGCCAGTGAGTAAGAGTTAAAAAAGAATGCCAGGCCAAAAAAGTACCAGGTGTtcttgagcttcttgagccaTGCTCATGTCGACTTCTCTTGTTAACATAGTCAATGGATGTAGATCTCTCACGCTCATCACGCCTAGTATGAGATTCTCTATCATCATGGTATCTTCGCCTTCCACTACTGCTATAGCCAATGGATGCAGATCTCTCACGGTCACCTCGTTTATCACGGGATCCTCTATCATCGTAGTGGTCATAACTACGAGGCGTGTCATAAGCATGGGAACCTTGAGAGCTTCTAGAGATGTGGGTCTGTAAAGCAACAGGCATAGCAATTCTGACTTGTTAGTAAGGTCAAGATAAAAGTAATGAAATTATTGATGTAATTTCCAAAACAAGCAGGTGGGAACGTATTTTCCATGTGATACTGACCTCTTGCCGGTGAGCCTCATCCCGACGGCTGGGTGTTGGGACCCGTTCATCCTCATCAGCAACTGTTGCTTCCAAAAACGAAGAGAAAGATTTAGTTACAATTTACAGATGAATGCAAATGAATTTCCATAAAAACATAGCACTAGAAGGGTCTATATATCAGCTAACAGAATCACTATTAGGTCACGCTTCCGTAATTCCCTGATATGACTTCAGTAGACAGCCTTGACAGGGATTCACCCCACACATCATCATCCTCCCATCACTGGCGGTGTTCCCACTGCCAGATTCACAGCAGCTACACCACTCCTCCCTCACTAACCACTCGATTTTATCACTCCCCTGCAGTCAGCACTGCTGACTGGCACCTGCCCACACCACAACACTGCTGGTGCAGTTGCCCTTCCTCTAAGCCCTACAGCCACCAGAAACTCATGTATTTTGTTCAAAGAATAAGACGCACCATTTGAAGATGATTTATCATCAGAAGCACTTCCTCGATAGCGACGCGATGAATTACTGCGACCCGCTGCAGACAGGCTCGTCGCATCATTCTCGACAGGTCCTGGCTTCTCATCTTCATCAACGGAACTGGCAGCAACAGCTACCTTGGGAAGGGGAGGCTTAAACACATTGCCGCCTTCGGATCCCCGCTTCCTGCGAGCGAGGTCGTCAAGACCTGCAAAAGCACAGACCTAGAGTTAGCTCACTGAAATTCTATGGACACAATAGAACTGTAACCACCAATCAATTCACAGGCCTGCACGTTGTTAATCAGGGAAAAGCAAACCACAAGCAACATGGGTCCATACTGTACCCAAGCATTCAACGCACACCACACACCGCACAAGCACCAGATTCATACCTAGGATGGACTTCCCAGCCTGCGGCCGGTACATGACCTTACTCGGCAAAATGAGCCCTTGTGCCGTGTCGTCCTCCGGGCCAAGGGTGGCCATCGTCGCGTCCATATCGACCTCCCCGTTCCCGTTCCCCTGCAGACGGAAAGGAAGCAAACACGGAAGCCGTCTCGACGTAAGCGCAAGGACACAAACGGACTCGAAGCACGCACGAACTAGCTCAGGGGACGACCTCCATGGTGATGGTCGACGGGAGGACTCAGAGAGCCGGAGGTCGTGGGCTGGCACTGAGTCACCACCGGTAGGAGGCGACCCCCGGCgatgctgctgcggcggcggcggctagggtttggccTTGATTCGGCAGAGTGCGAGTAGTGTGTGGCTGGGGAACCGAGGAGGCGGGCGGGCGGAAGGGGGAGGCGGGTAGGGAGagcgcgggcggcggtggcggcgagaGATGCCGGGGGAGGCGGCGAGGTCGCTCGAATTGGGGCCCCAAATCTGGAGCCTGGAGGGGGGAGTGGGGATTGAGAAATTTTTGGATAGGCGGGGGTCAGGGCGCGAATTGTCAAAGCCGCAGGCCCGGGGGCAAAGGTCGGTTAGTCATGTCGGTACTACAGGGGGGACggatttgaattttaaatcaaGTCAAGTCGGAAAACATTCAGAAATTTGTATTGCCGGGTTTTTCAAACCAGGATTTTGTTCATTAATTTTATAGAAAGCAGCGCGACCATGCAGGAATCAAGAAAAAATTATTATGATACCCCAAATTGGATTATAACTTCTTTTTCCGTAGAGTGATCTATGCACATTCTGCGAATCCAAGATATCTAATTGGAGCTTTTAAGTGAGACACTAAGAATAACTCGAGTTAGCTATGTGCCAGAATATCAACTCAAGCTAGAATTTAGTTCCTCAAATCAAGCCAAGCTTGAGTTTGCTTTTTAAATTCATGAGCTCCAAGATATCTAATTCGGATTGGTATTTTCAGGTGAATTAGACGAACGTgtagggagggagggagaggcggATGGGAGGAGTCGCGAACGGAAACAAGTGAACGGCCTGGAAAGGACCCACCTGTCGAGAATGAAAGTTGGACCCAACCGATATTTGAGATGGGAACCAACTTACTTTAAAAATGAATGAAGGTAAACAAAATAATGAAAATTAATTGTCCAGATGTACTTTTTAAATCAATTGTCCAGATTGAGTATTAAATACTACCATGTTACTTGTGAAATATCACATGGTCATTCTTAACCGATATGTGTTTTTGATCAgataatttttttttcttgttctCCCATGCTGCCGATGGTGTTGTACTTCAGAAAGAGATGTGAAGCACAGCATTTTCGGACCATTCCCTACTCGAAGTCTTTTTTCATCCAACAGGAAGCAGTGTTATGTAAGATCACGTAGACATAtagtccttttttttttttccttttgaacGGCGTAGACATATACTCCTGCTTGTCTTTCAGCAGGACATCATACTTGCCGTCGTGTACAGGGATTATTACAACTCAACTTCTCCGTGTACCTTGGAGTATAATGTATCTACGCAATCCTACCCAACTTTCTGAAAATCTAACCGCGACTCCTATAGTAAGTACACGAACTCGATCGACGACACCGCTGCCGTGTTAAACGCCGCGCCGTCGTCGCACGTCCCGGTAGCTGCCGATCATCAGCCAGCCCGCCAGCAGCCGTGTCGCCGACCGGGGTCTCCGTGTCCACGGTCGCCGCCACGGTGTCGGCCACCGAGACGCACGTGCTCAAGATCGAGGGCTACACAGGCGCCTCAAGGCCATGCACGGCACCTGCAAGTGCCTCGAGTCCAGCCGGTTCCAGACTTCCAGGTGGCCGGCCACACGTGGAAGCAGATCTGCTGCTACCCCAACGGGGACTTCAGGGAGAACGCCGGCTTCGTCTCCCTGCACCTCGAGCTCGACGAGcccgcggccgcccccgccAAGGACGTCCTCGCCGAGGTCACGTTCTCCCTGGTCCGCCACCCCGGCGCTCCGGCGTCGCTGCTGCCGCCGCACAGCGGGAGCTTCACGACCACCTATAACAGGGTCGGGATCAGGCGCCGGGGCTTCGGGAGGTTCCTCGCCAACCAAAAGCTGGACTGGTTCTCGGGGTACCTCAGGGACGACTGCGTGGCCGTCCGGTGCGACATCACCGTCGTCGAGAAGTCGCCggcgagggaggaggaggaggtcgcTCAGGCGCGTGTCGTGGAGATGCTGGGGCTACTCTGCGACTGCAAGGACGAGCTGTGCAAGCGTCGTCACGCTAGGGCCGCGCGGAGGGCCTTCGTCGGCTTGGGGCTCAGGCAGGCGTTGGTCAAGTTCTTCCTAAGGTGCTTTCATGTTTGAAAAAAGTATGCCGATCAAAAGAATTAGTCTGAAGAAGAATGTAATCTCTAGTCGTATGGTTATGAGCTAGTGTATTCCACCTTTCAATAATCTGATAATGCATTGCCAATGCATCAATTTGTTGTC is part of the Panicum hallii strain FIL2 chromosome 2, PHallii_v3.1, whole genome shotgun sequence genome and encodes:
- the LOC112880346 gene encoding pre-mRNA-splicing factor ATP-dependent RNA helicase DEAH7 isoform X1, whose amino-acid sequence is MEGNGNGEVDMDATMATLGPEDDTAQGLILPSKVMYRPQAGKSILGLDDLARRKRGSEGGNVFKPPLPKVAVAASSVDEDEKPGPVENDATSLSAAGRSNSSRRYRGSASDDKSSSNATVADEDERVPTPSRRDEAHRQETHISRSSQGSHAYDTPRSYDHYDDRGSRDKRGDRERSASIGYSSSGRRRYHDDRESHTRRDERERSTSIDYVNKRSRHEHGSRSSRTPARSDWDDGRWEWEDTPRRDYRDDRPGSRRQHPTRSPMLAAASPDARLLSPWLGGNTPRSAASPWDNVSPSPAPIRASGSSKGSSYSGSGRRSHQLTFSSPNGSNVIDADRSPSNPDRNHEITEEMMQEMDYNADRAWYDCEEHTTMFDGDNAMYLGDESSYKKKEAPMPKKLTRRDGSLMTLAQSKKLSQMTADNAQWEDRQLLRSGAVKGTEVQTEFDDEEERKVILLVHDTKPPFLDGRVVFTKQAEPVMPLKDPTSDMAIIARKGSTLVREIREKQSMNKSRQRFWELAGSKLGNILGVEKTAEQVDADTAVVGDQGEINFKEEAKFSQHLKEKAEAVSDFAKSKSLAQQRQYLPIFTVRDDLLQVVRENQVVVVVGETGSGKTTQLTQYLHEDGYTSTGVVGCTQPRRVAAMSVAKRVSEEMETELGDKVGYAIRFEDVTGPNTIIKYMTDGVLLRETLKDADLDKYRVIVMDEAHERSLNTDVLFGILKKVVARRRDFKLIVTSATLNADKFSKFFGGVPVFHIPGRTFPVNIMFSKTPCEDYVEAAVKQAMTIHITSGPGDILIFMTGQEEIEATCYALAERMEQLISSSTKTVPKLEILPIYSQLPADLQAKIFQKAEEGARKCIVATNIAETSLTVDGIFYVIDTGYGKMKVYNPRMGMDALQVFPVSRAAADQRAGRAGRTGPGTCYRLFTESAYQNEMLPNPVPEIQRTNLGNVVLLLKSLRVENLLDFDFMDPPPQENILNSMYQLWVLGALNNVGGLTEIGWKMVEFPLDPTLAKMLLMGEQLGCLDEVLTIVSMLSVPSVFFRPKDRAEESDAAREKFFVPESDHLTLLNVYLQWKSNQYRGDWCNDHFLHVKGLRKAREVRSQLLDILKTLKIPLTSCHMEWDVVRKAICSAYFHNSARLKGVGEYVNCRNGMPCHLHPSSALYGLGYTPDYVVYHELVLTTKEYMQCVTAVDPQWLAEMGPMFFSVKETDTSLLDHKKRQKEEKTAMEEEMEKLRQEQAEAARIEKEKEREKRAKQQQQVAMPGLKKGATYLRPRKMGL